One region of Gouania willdenowi chromosome 13, fGouWil2.1, whole genome shotgun sequence genomic DNA includes:
- the LOC114474257 gene encoding dual specificity protein phosphatase 14-like, with product MRVCEVSAGLFLSDLDSAVSEAVLRSRKVTLIVNCSGLDHVTYPRIPGLQFIHVPVQDRPHEPLDHYFDPVCERIQQNRSGSTLVHCTAGRSRSAALVMAVLMRSEGLSLRQAHERVLDQRPFIRPNAGFWRQLQDYERHLFRTSSVRMVSTTAGVLPEALLDLDQNGATAAYCINI from the exons ATGCGGGTCTGTGAGGTCTCGGCCGGGCTCTTCCTGTCTGATCTGGACTCTGCTGTGAGCGAGGCCGTTCTGCGCAGCAGGAAGGTGACTCTGATAGTGAACTGTAGTGGACTGGACCATGTGACCTACCCGCGAATCCCCGGCCTCCAGTTCATCCACGTCCCGGTCCAGGATCGGCCCCACGAGCCCCTGGACCATTACTTTGATCCCGTCTGCGAGCGGATCCAGCAGAACCGGAGCGGATCCACGCTGGTCCACTGCACGGCTGGTCGGAGCCGCTCAGCAGCTCTGGTCATGGCCGTCCTCATGAG GTCTGAAGGTCTGAGTCTGCGTCAGGCCCATGAACGGGTTCTGGACCAGAGACCCTTCATCAGACCCAACGCAGGGTTCTGGAGACAGCTGCAGGACTATGAGAGACACCTATTCAGGACCAGCTCAGTGAGGATGGTGTCCACCACAGCCGGAGTCCTGCCTGAGGCTCTATTGGACCTGGACCAGAATGGGGCCACGGCTGCCTACTGCATCAACATCTGA